A region of the Carya illinoinensis cultivar Pawnee chromosome 16, C.illinoinensisPawnee_v1, whole genome shotgun sequence genome:
TTGGGGCTGTGTTTTGGAGCTTGTTTGTGAAAAAATCCAAGTCCATGGTGTTTTGATGCTCTGATTTTGTATTGGAAGCCAATGGTGATGTGATTTAGAGCTGGTTTTTGTTTGGGTCTGTGATTATGAATTTTTGGTAGATTATTATGAATTGGGGCTGTGTTTTGGAGCTTGTTTGTGAAAAAATCCAAGTCCATGGTGTTTTGATGCTCTGATTTTGTATTGGAAGCCAATGGTGATGTGATTTAGAGCTGGTTTTTGTTTGGGTCTGTGATTATGAATTTTTGGTAGATTATTATGAATTGGGGCTGTGTTTTGGAGCTTGTTTGTGAAAAAATCCAAGTCCATGGTGTTTTGATGCTCTGGTTTTGTATTGGAAGCCAATGGTGATgtgatttaattttgaaaaatgttagtATCTTTCTAAGTTGGTGTAAAAACTGAATGGGGTATGCATTTGTGTTGCAAATTGTTTATGGCTTGTCAAGAAATGGGACagcaaataaatgaatttaCTATTTATCATTGGTCTTAAGCTTATTTAATAATAGTAGATGTTATAAACTGCAAGGTTAATTCTGTGAATTTTCTAATGTTAGCTAAAAGCTGTCATGTAACTGACGATAAAATGAGTCAATTATTTAAACTAGACAAAGGGGTAGAGGCATCAGATACAATTTATTGCATATATACTTTTCGATTTGGCacttaataaaattatgtaGGTTTGGAacgattttattatttttaataacaaatgcacctttaattctttcctttttctctgtTTTCCTTTAATAGAATGGGAGTAAAGACTgcagagtttttctttaatgtaaaatagaaaaacagaTAGGAAGTCATAAGTGTTGGAGCTTACAGTCTTGCACTTTATGCTATCAAATGGTCTTAATTTTTACTTTATCAGTCATAAGTGTTGTATTATATATGTTGATGCTTTCACTTTATCAGAAAATTACATGTTAGATACTAACATACATTAGGCTGCTTTgtcatttcaatttcaattggtattcttattttctcataCTTTTATTATATGTCAGTTCGTACCATGGATTCCTTCAGAAGTGACACTCCTACAAATTTAAGAGACAATGAGATTTCTACTCCTTTAGCTTCAAACATTAATTTGTCTAGTAGTAGCAACACCATCCTCCCTCCCAAAAGGAAGGCAAgtaaggacccatcaacggtgTGGGAACACTTCACAAAAATAGATGGATGTTCATTAAGTGACCCAAAAGCGGGGTGTAATTATTGCCACAAGACTTACGCTTGTCACCCCAAAAAACATGGTACATCAAGTATGTTGCATCATGTTGGTGTTTGTAAAAAAAACCCTGATAGAAATAGACCCAAGGATCAACAAGCTACACATAAGTTTGATCCAGAAGATGTACGAATGGCAATTGCAGAGATGATAATTTGTGATGAGGTTCCGTTTAAGGTGGTGGAAGGACAAGGATTTAGGAAGGTATGTCAATCACTAGAACCAAGATTCCAAGTACCATCACGAACCACTGTAGCGAGAGATTGtattaaactatttaaaaaagagaaggagaagttGAGGAAAGTATTTAAGGAAATTGGGCGGGTTAGTTTAACTACTGACACTTGGACATCCAATCAGAACTTCAATTATATGTGTCTTACTGCACACTTTATTGactgtgaatggaaattacacaaaaaaattataaatttttgtttaattcctAATCACAAAGGGGACACTATTGGAAGGCATGTGGAGTCGTGTCTACAGGATTGGGGTATTGAGAAGATTTTTACTgttacagttgacaatgcttCCTCAAACGATGTTGCCATTGATTACTTAAAAAGATTTGTGGAAGGTCATTTGTTGGAGGGGAAGTATATTCACATAAGGTGTTGCGCTCATATTATGAACCTTATTGTGAATGATGGGCTAAAAGATTGTGATGATTCAATTGCAAGGGTGCGCAATGCGGTTAAATATGTTAGATCATCTCCTGCAAGAatggaaaaattcaaaaagtgtATAGAGAAGGAGAAAATCAGTTGTTTAAAATTAGTGTGCCTTGATGTTCCCACCAGATGGAACTCCACTTATCTCATGCTAGAAGTTGCAGAAACATTTCAAAAACCATTTTTGCGATTGGAGAATGAAGATGGTTATTTTTCTCGCTATTGTCGTAGTGTGGGCTTGAGCCCCCCAAGTTCTAGTGATTGGGTGAGAGTTAAAATAATGGTtaaatttttgaagattttttatgatgCTACTGTGAGACTTTCTGGCTCTTTGTATGTCACAtctaatgcatattttcaaGAGATTTGTGGCATTCAATCGCATTTATCAAAAATGAGTCAAAGTAATGATCCAGTCTTGAAAGTTATGGCTACGAGCATGAAGAGtaaatataacaaatattgGGGATCAATTGAAAAGACTAACTTGATGATATTCATTGCTGTTGTTCTTGATCCAAGATGCAAATTTAGtcttttgcattttttgttcaaaaaaatatatggtggTAATTTAGTTGAAGAAATGATTGTAAAAGTGAAAGAATTGATGATTGACATGTACGGGGAGTATAGTATTATgtatgggagttcaggtggagTTTCATACTCTGAGCCTCCTTCCTCAGTTGATCCTAGTATGATTGATTCTGATTCTCAGCAAAGTTTTTGGGTTGAATATGAGCAAGAAATTATTGAAAGTAGTTTGAGGAACAAATCAGAGATTGATCAATACTTGGAACATGGTTGTGAGGCACGAGttccaaattttgatattttagatTGGTGGAAGATCAATGAAATCAAGTATCCTATTTTGGCGAGAGTTGCACGGGATGTGATGGCCATTCCTGTTTCTACTGTTTCTTCTGAGTCAGCCTTTAGTGCAGGGGGTCGGGTGCTTGACCCATTTCGTTGTTCATTATCTCCAAGAACAGTTGAGGCACTTGTTTGTACTCAGAATTGGTTAAAAGATCCAATAACTATTGATCTTCGTGCCTCGCTGGACAATGTTGAAAGTTTTGAGGCAGAATCAGGTAATGAAcatatttctttcttccatatttattgaagtttttcataatgtttatttttatataatttaataatctttttttctttttttgccagAATTTGATCCCCAATCAAGCtttatttatattgatgatgagtgacTCAAGGCTTATGGTCGACACATTCTATATTTGTTGTTAAAGATTCTTATTTGAGGATTGTTTATTTCATGTTCATGAATTTGTTTAAAAGGACTAGAATATTTTCCATGGGATGTAACGTAGTGGATGGTTGGGATGTAATGTTTTATTGAGAAAGGCTGGAAatgagatattaaaaaaaaagctgGACATTATATTcatgataatatatatgtatggatattaatgttttattgtttatgttatgGATGACTTATGGGGATGTAACATAGTGGATGGATGGGATGTAATGTTTAAGGCtggaaatgagataaaaaaaaaaacgcagcTTTAACCCGACCCGGCCcattcgggtcgggtcgggtcatTCTGTGCTGTGGCTGGGTTGCGGGCCACAACGGGTCGGGCAAAAAGTTGGTTGGGCGGGCTGTTGTTCAGGCCTAACGCGGATAGGGCTCTCACCTTAAAATTGGTGGCTTCTCCCTCACTTTTCGAGGGTTCTTCCTCAATTTTGATAATCTTCTTCTTGGGGAAGGGGGGGGGACATAGGTGTTAGGGGCAGAAACAAGAGATAAGGGGGCGGATGCAGGGAGTCAGGGAATATGGTAGGCTGTCAGTCAAGGAGGCATGGGGGATAGGGGGCGCATAAGGCATGGGGCTTCAGGGGAAAGGAAGGCACGCGGATAGGGCTCTCACCTTAAAAGGGGTGGCTTCTCCCTCACTTTTCGAGGGTTCTTCCTCaattttgatcattttcttCAACTTCTCCTTCAACATCTGGATTAGGGGGCTCTAGCGCAGGTGTTTATCTCCAGTAAATATATCCGAAGCCATTATTATATAGTGAAGCATGAGAAACCATGAGAGACTGTAAACAATAATTGGATTTCTCCTCTCCAAATGCTCGTGGACATAGGTATTATGCTGAACTACGTAAATATGCGTgtccttattttttattttctttgcagtTATTTCCTTACACTGCCATGAGTGGACACACCGACACCGTACGTGTCGTATCGGACCAATGCCGGGAGAACCAGACCACGCCGTTCGAGGCTCGGATCGCGTCAGTGGGTCGGGAATAACTCTTTCTCTCTTACCGACCTGTTGAGCGATTTTTACAGCATCAACAGTGGCGCCATGTATGGGATCTGATTTCCCCCTCTTCTCCAAATGTGGGAGAATGATGATTTTTCGGCACATTGAATAAATTACTGAATAAATAGACAACACCCTCCCAAAtgattatcattaatttttaacttttacatTTATAAACAATGGACGAATGGTGGGTGAGAAAAGATTAAATCTTTCTAGCCTAGGCGAGGGACTTATAGGACTCCTCGCCCTGCACTTGAATCacttcaccaaaaaaaaaacacacacacacacattgctTGGGGCATATGGCATATGGCATAGGTATAGACAGGCAAGTATTGTGCACTTAAGTGCACAGTACCACACTAAACAAATTGATCAGGGCACGAAGACAATATAGAGGAGGGCATAGTGCCATGCACAGGTGTGTGCCATGTATAGTGCAACCTGGGTGCACAGCAAGCTTGTGGCGCCTCTGCTACGAGCCTCATTAGCCCATCGACATCCACCACGGGGTCTGCAACGACCTCTGGCTCTCCCACCGCAACCCTCGTCACAGAGCCATGAATAGTACCACTCCTGTGTGCACCTCACAGTGCACATAGGGCAGTCGTGCAGCCCAACCGCAACGCAGTTCGGGATTGTGCTGGAGGAGACCTCTGTGGTCCGTCGGCGTTTGCTAGCAACCCCAGTGGTGTCCCCGACAACTGTGGGGGCCAAAGGCCATAGACCCGAAAGAGCATTGCCCAACCCTCGACGAGAGGCTCGTGGCCTCCTGCTATGAGCCAAGCAGAACCACCTGCAGTCACCACATGACCGCTGATAGTTTTTGACGACAACAGTTCTCCCCCCCTCCCCTGGGGGAGTCAGCTCCGAGGAAAGGATCACCAGCAGAAGCCTTGCACGGGATGGAGGCCTCGCTACCCAAGACCGCCATGGTAAAATAGGAATTACAGTGGCAACCTAGTGGATAGCTGATCACCTCTGTTTCCACCAGAGTGGCCACCTCTGGCAGTGGCCATGTGTATGTTCCCTTGCGGGTGCACGACCTTGTGCACCTGAGATTCGGGCCCACCCCATGGGTCTGCCAAGGGAAATGGTCTACCTCTATGAGGTCCGTCGGCATTATCTGCCAGAACCATGGTGGTCACCTCCTCTGCCTTTCCTCACTAGCATGGCACCCATTTTCCTAGAAGCCATGCACCTACACACGAGAGTGAGCTGCCTGGGGACGTAACTTTGGGCTCGTGAAAGTCCCGTCGGCCCGAGAAACTTCGCTCGAAAGTCATCTATTGCTCGGAACACCACATGCAACACATCAAAACTCACGGACTTGGGATAGGCCTTCACTAGCTCTTGAAACTCTAGGGCTCGGGACACCTCATGGCTCTGCAACCTAGTGGCAGGGCCCTCCACCACTCGACTTAGCATCCTATCGGCAGGGCCCCTCCACCACACGACTTGGCATCCCATCGGTAGGGCCCTCCACCACTCGACTGGGCAACCGAGCTCCACCTTTGACAGTCCCCACGTGCATGAACTCTTCACAGCCATGAACCCTGAACTCTTCACAGTTCAGGAACCCTGAAATCGTGCCCATCGTCCAGTCACCATGCACTGCTTAGTTACGTGGGATGGACTCCTCATAGCTCAAGACTCCCCTCGATTCACCAACTCAGCGAGGTCCTCACGTCTCGAACATGCCACTCACCAACTTGGACTAGGCATGCGTGGAGCTCGGACCAACTTGATAGTCCTGCGTGTACTAGACTCGATACCTTCTCCAATTTCCATGCACTACTCAATTACGTGGGACTCAGCAATTTGTCACTTGCACAGCTTGGACAACACCCTGCCTACACAAGACTCAACAAAATTCGATTCGGACCAATAGACAAGACTAGGCATGCTtccaaaaattaataaacaaaaagaaaatgagtgaGAAGGCACGGCCGACAGCGGACAATTTCTCAGTCAAAGCAAACAGATCGACTGCAGTGGCTAACATATCTCTGGTTTGTCTCTGTTGCAATGTGTGTAAATTCATTTCTACTAACCACTTCTTGTGGTGCGGAACACCGGTCATGCTGCTTCGCTCTTCGACATAGCAATTCAGCACGCTACTAGGTAAGGCCAAATCTCTAGACTTGCTAACCCCGTTTTCAATAAAGCCGAGTCTCTAGACACATCATGAAGTTGGGTCCCTAGACTCGCTATAGGGTAAAGCCAAGTCTCTGAAACTTGTTGACCCTCCGCCCAACAAAGCTGAATCTCTAGACTCGTCACGAAGTCGATCCCTAGACCGTAGAGGGGTAAGGCCAAGTTTCCGAGACTCGCTAACCCCTCATCCAACAAAACCGAGTCTCTAGACTCGCCTACCTCCTACACGCCTGGTCTGGATGAGTGTTCTGTGCAGTCGAGCCTGTCTCCTACTCGCTCTTCCAAGTGGGGCCCTGCGCTCGTGCTCTACGCAATTGTGCCTGTCTCCCACTAGCTCGATTATGTAGTCAAGTCCATTTCTTGGTCAAAAATCTTCTATTGCTCCTACCAGAGGAACGAATGAGCAAGGAGGGGCCCCTAAAACTTATTTCCCAACGTACTCAAGTAGACCAATCTGATTGCATTTTCTACTTTTGAAGATTCTCAAGATCTTTTTTTCGAAGAAAATTACCCTTAAGAATTGTGGGGTACTGTAAAGGGGATAAAATATTTGGGCATAGGCCCAACCCATCAAGATATTAGGGGACAAAGGGGAAAGAGAGGTCAAGGGGGAACATGGTTTcaagtaggggtgtaaccggtccggtttggtccggttttagacaaaatctaggaccgaaccggtaggcaccggttttacatttttcaaaaccgattacgcaccgattaccctcctaaaccggtattccggtccggttcggtctggttttaataaaatatatatttattataaaaaaatctgtttataaaaaaaaaaaactgctatgtcaaaaaattctacttaaaaaaaaaaactactatataaaaagactgctatgaaaaaaaaaagtgttatgtaaaaaatttatgctattagtataactttggtatggctttatataaattatatgctaatatatataatttatatttatctactaatgtcttatgtacttatcaaaaaaaatataaagagttttaagtgtattaggccattaaaatttagtaataatatttgagtgattttctttctttttaggttcttacttcttatgaatctatgataaaatgttattaataaataatatatatttataatattatatatttaaagcatatgatcaattaaattttcatgtttgagattaaacttttattttataaattaaaataacactatcttatatataattataatttatattattatatattatatataaaaaatttatatataatataaaatatataacatataacattaaataaataaaaaaatatacacagattaaatagtaccggtccggtctggGCCGCTCCGGTCTAAAAAT
Encoded here:
- the LOC122298687 gene encoding zinc finger BED domain-containing protein RICESLEEPER 2-like; translated protein: MCLTAHFIDCEWKLHKKIINFCLIPNHKGDTIGRHVESCLQDWGIEKIFTVTVDNASSNDVAIDYLKRFVEGHLLEGKYIHIRCCAHIMNLIVNDGLKDCDDSIARVRNAVKYVRSSPARMEKFKKCIEKEKISCLKLVCLDVPTRWNSTYLMLEVAETFQKPFLRLENEDGYFSRYCRSVGLSPPSSSDWVRVKIMVKFLKIFYDATVRLSGSLYVTSNAYFQEICGIQSHLSKMSQSNDPVLKVMATSMKSKYNKYWGSIEKTNLMIFIAVVLDPRCKFSLLHFLFKKIYGGNLVEEMIVKVKELMIDMYGEYSIMYGSSGGVSYSEPPSSVDPSMIDSDSQQSFWVEYEQEIIESSLRNKSEIDQYLEHGCEARVPNFDILDWWKINEIKYPILARVARDVMAIPVSTVSSESAFSAGGRVLDPFRCSLSPRTVEALVCTQNWLKDPITIDLRASLDNVESFEAESEFDPQSSFIYIDDE